One part of the Vogesella sp. LIG4 genome encodes these proteins:
- the rarD gene encoding EamA family transporter RarD, with the protein MSNTHHETSRGVLYTIGAFFIWGLFPLYWKPLHQVPALQIMCHRVVWSALFVTFILLWQRNWAWLGKALREPRRVAIFALSSLLLSGNWLIYIWAVNAGHVVESSLGYFINPLVNVLLGRIFLHERLNRVQTTAVALAAVGVAWITLNSGALPWIALSLAGTFGSYGLLRKKAPLPSLEGLALETYLLTPLALGLLLWFQWQGNGAFGHQAFGKDALLMGAGVVTAVPLLMFASGARRLKLATVGLIQYLAPTLVLALGVWLYGEPFDQAHAIGFALIWLALALYSGHGLLSYWKERQLQRA; encoded by the coding sequence ATGTCGAATACCCATCACGAAACCAGCCGCGGTGTGCTGTACACCATTGGCGCCTTCTTCATCTGGGGGCTGTTTCCGCTGTACTGGAAACCGCTGCACCAGGTGCCCGCCCTGCAGATCATGTGCCACCGCGTGGTGTGGTCGGCGCTGTTCGTCACCTTCATCCTGCTGTGGCAGCGCAACTGGGCGTGGCTGGGCAAGGCGCTGCGCGAACCGCGCCGCGTGGCCATCTTCGCGCTGTCCTCGCTGCTGCTGTCCGGCAACTGGCTGATCTACATCTGGGCGGTAAACGCCGGCCATGTGGTGGAAAGCAGCCTGGGCTACTTCATCAACCCGCTGGTGAACGTGCTGCTGGGGCGCATCTTCCTGCACGAACGGCTGAACCGCGTGCAGACCACCGCCGTGGCGCTGGCCGCCGTCGGCGTGGCGTGGATCACCCTCAATTCCGGCGCACTGCCGTGGATCGCGCTGAGCCTGGCCGGCACCTTCGGCAGCTACGGCCTGCTGCGCAAGAAAGCGCCGCTGCCGTCGCTGGAAGGGCTCGCGCTGGAAACCTATCTGCTCACCCCGCTGGCGCTGGGCCTGCTGCTGTGGTTCCAGTGGCAGGGCAACGGCGCCTTCGGCCACCAGGCATTCGGCAAGGATGCGCTGCTGATGGGCGCCGGCGTGGTGACTGCCGTACCGCTGCTGATGTTCGCCAGCGGCGCGCGCCGCCTCAAGCTCGCCACCGTCGGCCTGATCCAGTACCTGGCGCCTACCCTGGTGCTGGCGCTGGGCGTGTGGCTGTACGGCGAGCCGTTCGACCAGGCGCATGCCATCGGCTTCGCGCTGATCTGGCTGGCGCTGGCGCTGTACTCCGGCCACGGCCTGCTGAGCTACTGGAAGGAACGCCAGCTGCAGCGTGCGTAA
- a CDS encoding indolepyruvate ferredoxin oxidoreductase family protein, which produces MSIRHVELEDKYTAPTGEVLLNGIQALVRLPMMQQERDRAAGLNTAGYVTGYRGSPLGNVDQNMQKAEKHLAAHNVVFHPGLNEDLAATAVWGTQQVNMFEGAKYDGVYAMWYGKGPGVDRSGDVIKHGNVAGTSKNGGVLLVCGDDHAAKSSTFPHQSDHILAASMIPVLSPSGVQEVLDLGLHGWAMSRYSGCWVAIKAISDTVESSAVVDVSPERVQPVIPDDFPLPEDGLSIRWPDTPLAQEKRVLHHRLYAALAYARVNKLNHVTLDSPKARLGIITCGKSYLDVMQALDDLGIDETLAADIGLRIFKVGMVWPLEPEGVRQFAEGLDEILVVEEKRQIIEYQLKEQLYNWRDDVRPRVVGKFAEKGEWALPHGDWLLPAAGELTPAMIARAIAKRLANIYDSPVIHDRLKFYEEKEAQLVKPREAIARVPHYCSGCPHNTSTRVPEGSRAVAGIGCHYMAHWIEGDSTKTFTQMGGEGITWLGQAPFTTTKHIFTNLGDGTYFHSGLLAIRAAVAGKVNITYKILYNDAVAMTGGQHVDGYLDVPMITRQVHAEGVSRIVITSDDPDKYRTAHGLKEGLAPGVEVFHRRELDRIQRELRDVEGTTILIHDQTCAAEKRRRRKRKEFPDPDRRAFINERVCEGCGDCSKKSGCLSVLPVETAMGRKRKIDQSSCNKDYSCVEGFCPSFVSVAGAKLKKSGSGKTSLDSMGELPMPRLPGAHEPYGIMVTGIGGTGVVTIGQVLGMAAHLDNKGVTVLDMAGLAQKGGSVWSHVRIADSQQQLHAVRIAAGDANLVLGCDLVVTAAEEAMAKMRDGFSHAVVNNYESPTSAFLKNPDVRFPSKAMKDAIVESVGAANYAEVNATRIATALLGDAIAANMFMLGYAWQRGLVPVSLEAIMHAIELNGAAVKFNQDAFAWGRHAAHDPAKVEALVSPSTVVQFVPRETVEGVLHHRSKELTAYQNDKLAARYKALVERVKQAEEQVNPASSALTLAVAKNYYHLLAYKDEYEVARLYSDGEFQRELAAQFDGDFKLTFHFGASWMTGHQPKKINLGPWALKVMGVLARFKGLRGTALDPFGWQSDRKLERELIVEFEQLVNELTGKLKLGNLATATEMIKQYEGVRGFGHVKEAGLNVARQKLAELRKQFEALPSSKGAAA; this is translated from the coding sequence ATGTCGATTCGCCACGTCGAACTGGAAGACAAGTACACCGCCCCCACCGGCGAAGTGCTGCTGAACGGCATTCAGGCGCTGGTGCGCCTGCCGATGATGCAGCAGGAGCGCGACCGCGCCGCCGGCCTGAACACCGCCGGTTACGTTACCGGCTACCGCGGCTCGCCGCTGGGTAACGTCGACCAGAACATGCAGAAGGCGGAAAAACACCTCGCTGCACACAACGTGGTGTTCCACCCCGGCCTGAACGAAGACCTGGCTGCCACCGCGGTATGGGGCACCCAGCAGGTGAACATGTTCGAAGGCGCCAAGTACGACGGCGTGTACGCCATGTGGTACGGCAAGGGCCCGGGCGTGGACCGCTCCGGCGACGTGATCAAGCACGGCAACGTGGCCGGCACCAGCAAGAATGGTGGCGTGCTGCTGGTGTGCGGCGACGACCATGCCGCCAAATCCTCCACCTTCCCGCACCAGTCCGACCATATCCTGGCCGCCAGCATGATCCCGGTGCTGTCGCCGTCCGGCGTGCAGGAAGTGCTGGACCTGGGCCTGCACGGCTGGGCGATGAGCCGCTATTCCGGCTGCTGGGTGGCGATCAAGGCCATCTCCGACACCGTGGAAAGCTCCGCTGTGGTGGATGTGAGCCCGGAACGGGTGCAGCCGGTGATTCCCGATGACTTCCCGCTGCCGGAAGACGGCCTGTCGATCCGCTGGCCGGACACCCCGCTGGCGCAGGAAAAGCGCGTGCTGCACCACCGCCTGTACGCGGCGCTGGCCTACGCCCGTGTGAACAAACTGAATCACGTCACCCTGGATTCGCCCAAGGCGCGCCTGGGCATCATCACCTGTGGCAAGAGCTACCTGGACGTGATGCAGGCGCTGGACGACCTGGGCATCGATGAAACGTTGGCCGCAGACATCGGCCTGCGCATCTTCAAGGTGGGCATGGTGTGGCCGCTGGAGCCGGAAGGCGTGCGCCAGTTCGCCGAAGGCCTGGACGAGATCCTGGTGGTGGAAGAAAAACGCCAGATCATCGAATACCAGCTGAAGGAACAGCTGTACAACTGGCGCGACGACGTGCGCCCGCGCGTGGTGGGCAAGTTCGCCGAGAAAGGCGAATGGGCACTGCCGCACGGCGACTGGCTGCTGCCGGCGGCCGGCGAGCTGACCCCGGCGATGATCGCCCGCGCCATTGCCAAGCGCCTGGCCAATATCTACGACAGCCCGGTGATTCACGACCGGCTGAAGTTCTACGAAGAAAAAGAAGCGCAGCTGGTGAAGCCGCGCGAGGCCATCGCCCGCGTGCCGCACTACTGCTCCGGCTGCCCGCACAACACCAGTACCCGCGTGCCGGAAGGCAGCCGCGCGGTGGCCGGCATCGGCTGCCACTACATGGCGCACTGGATCGAGGGCGACAGCACCAAGACCTTCACCCAGATGGGCGGCGAAGGCATCACCTGGCTGGGCCAGGCGCCGTTCACCACCACCAAGCACATCTTCACCAACCTGGGCGATGGCACCTACTTCCACTCCGGCCTGCTGGCGATCCGCGCCGCGGTGGCCGGCAAGGTGAACATCACCTACAAGATTCTCTACAACGACGCGGTGGCCATGACTGGCGGCCAGCACGTGGACGGCTACCTGGACGTGCCGATGATCACCCGCCAGGTGCATGCCGAAGGCGTGAGCCGCATCGTGATCACCAGCGACGACCCGGACAAGTACCGCACCGCCCACGGCCTGAAAGAAGGCCTGGCGCCGGGGGTGGAAGTGTTCCATCGCCGCGAGCTGGACCGCATCCAGCGCGAACTGCGCGATGTCGAAGGCACCACTATCCTGATCCACGATCAGACCTGTGCCGCCGAGAAGCGCCGCCGCCGCAAGCGCAAGGAATTCCCGGACCCGGATCGCCGCGCCTTCATCAACGAGCGCGTGTGCGAAGGCTGTGGCGACTGCAGCAAGAAATCCGGCTGCCTGTCGGTGCTGCCGGTGGAAACCGCCATGGGGCGCAAGCGCAAGATCGACCAGAGCAGCTGCAACAAGGACTACAGCTGCGTGGAAGGCTTCTGCCCCAGCTTCGTGTCGGTAGCCGGCGCCAAGCTGAAGAAATCCGGCAGCGGCAAGACCAGCCTGGACAGCATGGGCGAGCTGCCGATGCCGCGCCTGCCGGGTGCGCATGAGCCGTACGGCATCATGGTCACCGGCATCGGCGGTACCGGCGTGGTTACCATCGGCCAGGTGCTGGGCATGGCTGCCCACCTCGACAACAAGGGCGTGACGGTGCTGGACATGGCTGGCCTGGCGCAAAAAGGCGGCTCGGTGTGGTCGCACGTGCGCATCGCTGACAGCCAGCAACAACTGCACGCAGTGCGCATCGCCGCCGGCGACGCCAACCTGGTGCTGGGTTGCGACCTGGTGGTGACCGCCGCCGAGGAAGCCATGGCCAAGATGCGCGACGGTTTCAGCCACGCGGTGGTGAACAACTACGAATCGCCGACCAGCGCCTTCCTGAAAAACCCGGACGTGCGCTTCCCGTCCAAAGCCATGAAGGACGCCATCGTCGAATCGGTGGGTGCGGCCAACTATGCCGAGGTGAACGCCACCCGCATCGCCACCGCCCTGCTGGGCGATGCCATCGCCGCCAATATGTTCATGCTGGGTTACGCCTGGCAGCGCGGCCTGGTACCGGTGTCGCTGGAAGCCATCATGCACGCCATCGAGCTGAACGGCGCCGCGGTGAAATTCAATCAGGATGCCTTCGCCTGGGGCCGTCATGCCGCGCATGACCCGGCAAAAGTGGAAGCGCTGGTGTCGCCGTCTACCGTAGTGCAGTTCGTTCCACGTGAAACCGTGGAAGGCGTGCTGCATCACCGCAGCAAGGAGCTGACGGCCTACCAGAACGACAAGCTGGCCGCCCGCTACAAGGCGCTGGTGGAACGCGTGAAGCAGGCCGAGGAGCAGGTGAACCCGGCCAGCAGCGCGCTGACCCTGGCGGTGGCGAAGAACTACTACCACCTGCTGGCCTACAAGGACGAGTACGAAGTGGCGCGCCTGTACAGCGACGGCGAGTTCCAGCGCGAGCTGGCCGCCCAGTTCGATGGCGACTTCAAGCTGACTTTCCACTTTGGCGCCAGCTGGATGACCGGTCACCAGCCGAAAAAGATCAACCTCGGCCCGTGGGCGCTGAAGGTGATGGGCGTGCTGGCCCGCTTCAAGGGGCTGCGCGGTACCGCGCTGGATCCGTTCGGCTGGCAGAGCGACCGCAAGCTGGAGCGCGAGCTGATCGTCGAGTTCGAGCAGCTGGTGAACGAACTGACTGGCAAGCTCAAGCTGGGCAACCTGGCCACCGCCACCGAGATGATCAAGCAGTACGAAGGCGTGCGCGGCTTCGGCCACGTGAAGGAAGCCGGCCTGAATGTGGCGCGCCAGAAACTGGCCGAACTGCGCAAACAGTTCGAAGCCCTGCCAAGCAGCAAGGGCGCGGCAGCGTAA
- a CDS encoding DUF488 family protein: protein MASRIRLLAVADYCQRADNVFLITASWPTGLPRRSITRARWLPRVAPADGLLAWLRRDEGRWPYFCDSYWADLAANPARWQPLIDAVRQYGEVVLLHDTPMVEANPVVALVQFLEARLAAEDWRAGAACLASPVCYAAETLHGGEL, encoded by the coding sequence ATGGCATCGCGCATCCGCCTGCTGGCTGTAGCCGACTACTGCCAGCGCGCCGACAACGTATTTCTGATTACCGCCAGCTGGCCCACCGGCCTGCCGCGGCGCAGTATCACCCGTGCGCGCTGGCTGCCGCGCGTGGCGCCGGCCGATGGCCTGCTGGCCTGGCTGCGGCGCGACGAAGGCCGCTGGCCGTATTTCTGCGACAGCTACTGGGCCGACCTTGCGGCCAACCCGGCACGCTGGCAGCCGCTCATCGACGCGGTGCGGCAGTACGGCGAAGTGGTGCTGCTGCACGATACCCCGATGGTGGAAGCCAACCCGGTGGTGGCGCTGGTGCAGTTCCTGGAAGCACGGCTGGCGGCGGAAGACTGGCGCGCCGGTGCGGCCTGCCTCGCCTCGCCGGTGTGCTATGCCGCCGAGACCCTTCACGGTGGGGAATTGTGA
- a CDS encoding MarR family winged helix-turn-helix transcriptional regulator, which produces MTPPDTLSKDDFQRLADFRYRLRRFLRFSEELAQEHGLTPQQYQVLLQLRGYPGRDWATVAELAERLQTQHHSVVGLISRCEALNLVQRTPGRDDKRCVEVSLLPLGEQLVEEMARAHRDELLALRQLGGFASLELLLHSGPGSEEPAI; this is translated from the coding sequence ATGACCCCGCCTGACACCCTCAGCAAGGACGATTTTCAGCGTCTCGCCGACTTCCGCTACCGCCTGCGCCGCTTCCTGCGTTTCAGCGAAGAACTGGCGCAGGAACATGGCCTGACGCCGCAGCAGTACCAGGTGCTGCTGCAACTGCGCGGCTACCCTGGCCGCGACTGGGCCACGGTGGCCGAGCTGGCCGAGCGGCTGCAGACCCAGCATCACAGCGTGGTGGGGCTGATCAGCCGCTGCGAGGCGCTGAACCTGGTGCAGCGCACGCCGGGGCGCGACGACAAGCGTTGCGTGGAAGTGAGCCTGCTGCCGCTGGGCGAGCAGCTGGTGGAAGAAATGGCGCGCGCGCACCGCGACGAACTGCTGGCACTGCGCCAGCTGGGTGGTTTTGCCTCGCTGGAGCTGCTGCTGCACAGCGGCCCGGGCAGCGAGGAACCCGCCATCTGA
- a CDS encoding YIP1 family protein, protein MTPLTPFRMLMSSHHGWDELSTRHPGAGSSFSHVVLPASTLAAAMLLYAGHINGHVYAANLSMLRWDVMVALFWCACWGSVHLMAGFIRMAVHAEARPPYADCYRLAALVALPIWLSSLTLLLPWPLFNAAVGVLGLLASGLLLYHGLDALFEHDDSVRTEALAYTVFSVGALVWSLLVALILLPLL, encoded by the coding sequence ATGACCCCGCTTACCCCGTTCCGCATGCTGATGTCGTCCCACCACGGTTGGGATGAGCTATCCACCCGCCACCCGGGCGCAGGCTCCAGCTTCAGCCACGTGGTGCTGCCCGCCTCCACTCTGGCGGCCGCCATGCTGCTGTACGCCGGCCACATCAACGGCCATGTCTATGCGGCCAACCTGTCCATGCTGCGCTGGGATGTAATGGTGGCGCTGTTCTGGTGTGCCTGCTGGGGCAGCGTGCACCTGATGGCAGGCTTCATCCGCATGGCGGTGCATGCCGAAGCGCGCCCGCCGTATGCCGACTGCTACCGGCTGGCGGCGCTGGTGGCACTGCCGATCTGGCTGTCGTCGCTCACCCTGCTGCTGCCGTGGCCGCTGTTCAATGCCGCGGTGGGCGTGCTGGGGCTGCTGGCATCCGGCCTGCTGCTGTACCACGGGCTGGATGCGCTGTTCGAGCACGATGACTCGGTGCGTACCGAAGCGCTGGCCTACACCGTGTTCAGCGTCGGCGCGCTGGTGTGGAGCCTGCTGGTGGCACTGATCCTGCTGCCGTTGCTGTAG
- a CDS encoding tripartite tricarboxylate transporter permease: protein MESLNALFSLGFATALTPANLLWALLGCTLGTAIGVLPGVGPAVTVALLLPVTQSVDPTGALIMLAGVYYGAMFGGSTTSILLNTPGEAGSIVSALEGNKMAKAGRAGPALSTAAIGSFVAGSISTVLLSLLAPVIAGFALQLGPVETFALMMLTFAAVSAVLGNSPLKGCIALLLGLAIGLIGIEPQSGQSRFTFGLLPLIDGVDIVVIAMGLFAVGETLYTATYENKVKAGLETMGGSFWMSKSDWRRSWKSWLRGTAIGFPFGTLPAGGTEMPTFLSYSAEKKLASPEAQKEFGKGAIEGVAGPEAANNAAVTGTLVPLLTLGIPTSATAAIMLSAFQQYNIVPGPLLFDTNPELVWGLIASLYIGNVMLLVLNLPLVGLWVQFLKVPRPLLYGGIVLLATMGAYALRQSWFDLMLLYVIGVLGFLMRRYDFPVVPLVVGLIVGPMAEKHFRRAMSIHQGDLTVFLTHPISLAILLVTVAILVVPPLLKRRQRLLAAA, encoded by the coding sequence ATGGAATCCTTGAATGCGCTGTTCAGCCTGGGCTTTGCTACCGCACTGACCCCGGCCAACCTGCTGTGGGCGCTGCTGGGCTGTACCCTGGGCACCGCCATCGGCGTGCTGCCCGGCGTGGGCCCGGCAGTAACCGTGGCGCTGCTGCTGCCGGTGACGCAAAGCGTGGATCCTACCGGCGCGCTGATCATGCTGGCCGGTGTCTACTACGGCGCCATGTTCGGCGGCTCCACCACCTCCATCCTGCTCAATACTCCGGGTGAGGCCGGCTCCATCGTCTCGGCGCTGGAAGGCAACAAGATGGCCAAGGCCGGCCGCGCCGGCCCGGCGCTGTCCACCGCCGCCATCGGCTCCTTCGTGGCCGGCAGCATCTCCACCGTATTGCTGTCGCTGCTGGCACCGGTGATCGCCGGCTTCGCGCTGCAGCTGGGCCCGGTGGAAACCTTCGCGCTGATGATGCTGACCTTTGCCGCGGTATCCGCGGTGCTGGGCAACTCGCCGCTGAAAGGCTGCATCGCGCTGCTGCTGGGCCTGGCCATCGGCCTGATCGGCATCGAGCCGCAATCCGGCCAGAGCCGCTTCACCTTCGGCCTGCTGCCGCTGATCGACGGCGTGGATATCGTGGTGATCGCCATGGGCCTGTTCGCGGTTGGCGAGACGCTGTACACCGCCACCTACGAGAACAAGGTCAAGGCCGGCCTGGAAACCATGGGTGGCAGCTTCTGGATGAGCAAGAGTGACTGGCGCCGCTCGTGGAAGTCCTGGCTGCGCGGCACCGCCATCGGCTTCCCGTTCGGCACCCTGCCGGCCGGCGGTACCGAGATGCCGACCTTCCTGTCCTACTCGGCGGAGAAGAAGCTGGCCAGCCCGGAGGCGCAGAAGGAATTCGGCAAGGGCGCCATCGAAGGCGTGGCCGGCCCGGAAGCGGCCAACAATGCCGCCGTCACCGGTACCCTGGTGCCGCTGCTGACGCTGGGCATCCCCACTTCGGCCACCGCGGCCATCATGCTGTCTGCCTTCCAGCAGTACAACATCGTGCCCGGCCCGCTGCTGTTCGATACCAACCCGGAGCTGGTGTGGGGCCTGATCGCCTCGCTGTACATCGGCAACGTGATGCTGCTGGTGCTGAACCTGCCGCTGGTGGGGTTGTGGGTGCAGTTCCTGAAAGTGCCGCGCCCACTGCTGTATGGCGGCATCGTACTGCTGGCCACCATGGGCGCCTACGCGCTGCGCCAGAGCTGGTTCGACCTGATGCTGCTGTACGTGATCGGGGTGCTGGGCTTCCTGATGCGGCGCTATGACTTCCCGGTGGTGCCGCTGGTGGTGGGGCTGATAGTGGGGCCGATGGCGGAAAAACACTTCCGCCGCGCCATGTCCATCCACCAGGGCGACCTGACGGTATTCCTCACCCACCCGATCTCGCTGGCCATTCTGCTGGTGACGGTAGCCATCCTGGTGGTGCCGCCGCTGCTGAAACGCCGCCAGCGCCTGCTGGCCGCCGCCTGA
- a CDS encoding tripartite tricarboxylate transporter TctB family protein, which produces MIKRVSGEQWLAIGVIVLGIFMAWQIGDIPNDAGYAGIGPRFFPTLIVSGLIVAGGALLMQRRHRNGPDTVLSDGEDDTDALEAEEAAERGDPDWRMFVIASGSLIAHMALIGLIGFTLAGTLLCFGICRALETRRPALDLVLSFALALVLFHLFKWLGLNLPALLPGGVL; this is translated from the coding sequence ATGATCAAGCGCGTATCCGGCGAGCAGTGGCTCGCCATCGGGGTGATCGTGCTGGGCATCTTCATGGCCTGGCAGATCGGCGATATCCCGAATGATGCCGGTTACGCCGGCATCGGTCCGCGCTTCTTCCCCACCCTGATCGTTTCCGGTCTCATCGTTGCCGGTGGCGCGTTGCTGATGCAGCGTCGCCACCGCAACGGGCCGGACACGGTGCTCAGCGACGGGGAAGACGACACGGACGCGCTGGAAGCCGAAGAAGCCGCCGAGCGCGGCGACCCGGACTGGCGCATGTTCGTCATTGCCAGCGGCAGCCTGATCGCGCACATGGCGCTGATCGGCCTGATCGGCTTCACCCTGGCCGGCACGCTGTTGTGCTTCGGCATCTGCCGCGCACTGGAAACCCGCCGTCCGGCGCTGGATCTGGTGCTGTCCTTCGCCCTGGCCCTCGTCCTGTTCCACCTGTTCAAGTGGCTGGGCCTGAACCTGCCGGCCCTGCTGCCGGGGGGAGTACTGTAA
- a CDS encoding tripartite tricarboxylate transporter substrate binding protein, with the protein MKRKALLAACLLALAPFAALAQVDQFKMMAPANPGGGFDTVARTMAEALQATGYAKSVVVENKAGAGGAIGMAQFVNNEKGNPNALLVAGAVTVGALETNKSPVNFGMVTPIARLMGEFNVIVVPASSPYKSIKDLLAAYKANPGSVSIGGGSAGGIDHIMASLMSEKAGVDPAKLNYIPFAGGGEGKAAILGSQIAAYISGYGELADLIKAGKVRALGISAATRNPDIPVPTLREQGSDVVVYNWRGVFAAPGINASQKAALIKAVEVAVKSPGWKAKADKMEWLDMLQTGDSFKSFLDEDVKRTAATVKKLKLGN; encoded by the coding sequence ATGAAACGCAAAGCACTGCTTGCCGCCTGCCTGCTCGCGCTGGCGCCGTTCGCCGCCCTGGCACAGGTGGACCAGTTCAAGATGATGGCGCCGGCCAACCCGGGCGGTGGCTTCGACACCGTGGCGCGCACCATGGCCGAAGCACTTCAGGCCACCGGCTACGCCAAGAGCGTGGTGGTGGAAAACAAGGCCGGCGCCGGCGGCGCCATCGGCATGGCGCAGTTCGTCAACAACGAGAAGGGCAACCCCAACGCCCTGCTGGTGGCCGGCGCCGTGACCGTGGGTGCGCTGGAGACCAACAAGTCGCCGGTGAACTTCGGCATGGTGACGCCGATTGCCCGCCTGATGGGTGAGTTCAACGTCATCGTGGTGCCGGCTTCCTCGCCGTACAAATCCATCAAGGACCTGCTGGCCGCCTACAAGGCCAACCCGGGCAGCGTCAGCATCGGTGGCGGCTCCGCCGGCGGCATCGACCACATCATGGCCAGCCTGATGTCGGAAAAAGCCGGCGTGGATCCGGCCAAGCTGAACTACATCCCGTTCGCCGGTGGTGGCGAGGGCAAGGCCGCCATCCTGGGCAGCCAGATCGCCGCCTACATCAGCGGCTACGGCGAGCTGGCCGACCTGATCAAGGCCGGCAAGGTGCGCGCGCTGGGCATCTCCGCCGCCACCCGCAACCCGGACATCCCGGTGCCGACCCTGCGTGAACAGGGCAGCGATGTGGTGGTGTACAACTGGCGCGGCGTGTTCGCCGCCCCGGGCATCAACGCCAGCCAGAAGGCCGCGCTGATCAAGGCGGTGGAAGTGGCGGTGAAATCGCCGGGCTGGAAAGCCAAGGCCGACAAGATGGAATGGCTGGACATGCTGCAGACCGGCGACAGCTTCAAGAGCTTCCTCGACGAGGACGTGAAGCGTACCGCCGCCACCGTGAAGAAACTGAAGCTGGGTAACTGA
- a CDS encoding ABC transporter substrate-binding protein, with translation MNALRALLLLLIAAPLLAGAAPRSALEETARREGVLQVDSTTDREQVAPLLAAFHQRHPYLRVDYRDLSGADIYRRALRGEHGDVLWSSAMDLQIKLVNEGLALRYSSPQKAALPGWASWRDEVYGTTFEPIVLAYDRHRIADGDMPDSHAALRRALRQDGARWRLASYDVASSGAGYFFFSQDSRHNPEFWDLAAALGRHMRYQDGNSLTLLQRLQRGEADIAYNVLGPYAWRFARQHPQVGWLLPQDYTLVVSRLQLIHKAARHPAAARLWMDFVLSREGQQVLAQASGLPPIRNDLPRRLGNVDLDREAPKLRPIQVGSGLLVYLDSAKRSLFLRHWQQQLAPGRAP, from the coding sequence ATGAACGCTTTGCGCGCACTGTTGCTGTTGTTGATCGCCGCCCCGCTGCTGGCGGGCGCTGCGCCGCGTAGCGCGCTGGAGGAAACCGCGCGCCGCGAAGGCGTGCTGCAGGTGGATTCCACCACCGACCGCGAACAGGTGGCGCCGCTGCTGGCAGCCTTCCACCAGCGCCACCCCTACCTGCGAGTGGACTACCGCGACCTGTCCGGTGCCGACATCTACCGCCGCGCACTGCGCGGCGAGCATGGCGACGTGCTGTGGAGTTCGGCGATGGACCTGCAGATCAAGCTGGTGAACGAGGGGCTGGCGCTGCGCTACAGCTCGCCGCAGAAGGCAGCGCTGCCCGGCTGGGCATCGTGGCGCGACGAAGTGTACGGCACCACCTTCGAGCCTATCGTGCTGGCCTACGACCGCCACCGCATTGCCGATGGCGACATGCCGGACAGCCATGCCGCGCTGCGCCGTGCCCTGCGCCAGGACGGCGCCCGCTGGCGGCTGGCCAGCTACGACGTGGCCAGCTCCGGTGCCGGCTATTTCTTTTTCAGCCAGGACTCGCGGCACAACCCGGAGTTCTGGGATCTGGCCGCGGCGCTGGGGCGCCACATGCGCTACCAGGACGGCAACAGCCTGACCCTGCTGCAGCGGTTGCAGCGCGGCGAAGCGGACATCGCCTACAACGTGCTGGGGCCGTATGCATGGCGCTTCGCCCGGCAGCACCCGCAGGTGGGCTGGCTGCTGCCGCAGGATTACACGCTGGTGGTCAGCCGCCTGCAATTGATCCACAAGGCGGCGCGGCACCCGGCAGCGGCCAGGCTGTGGATGGATTTCGTGCTGTCGCGCGAAGGTCAGCAGGTGCTGGCACAGGCCAGCGGCCTGCCGCCGATACGCAATGACCTGCCGCGGCGGCTGGGCAATGTCGATCTGGACCGCGAGGCGCCCAAGCTGCGCCCGATCCAGGTGGGCAGCGGCCTGCTGGTGTACCTGGACAGTGCCAAGCGCAGCCTGTTCCTGCGCCACTGGCAACAGCAGCTGGCGCCGGGCAGGGCGCCGTAA
- a CDS encoding response regulator, with the protein MRLLLVEDNPDIALWLQKALSAAGHAVDVAADGVQADQLLGYEPYALVILDIGLPRMDGFEVLKRLRRRGNRVPVLVLTAQTGVDARVHGLDLGADDYLGKPFELAELEARVRALLRRSQGKEDGVLQCGELLFEPASKRYSVRGQPLALTPREMAVLEVLLYRQGKPVSKETLAEQIVRLDQDLSPDAMEIYVYRLRKKLVDSGVVILTLRGLGYMLDVAK; encoded by the coding sequence ATGAGACTGTTGCTGGTCGAAGACAACCCCGACATCGCGCTGTGGCTGCAGAAGGCGCTGTCGGCTGCCGGCCACGCGGTGGATGTCGCCGCCGACGGCGTGCAGGCCGATCAGCTGCTGGGCTATGAGCCCTACGCGCTGGTGATCCTGGACATTGGCCTGCCGCGCATGGACGGCTTCGAGGTGCTCAAGCGCCTGCGCCGGCGCGGCAACCGGGTGCCGGTGCTGGTATTGACAGCGCAGACCGGGGTGGATGCGCGCGTGCATGGCCTCGACCTGGGCGCCGACGACTACCTGGGCAAACCGTTTGAGCTGGCCGAGCTGGAAGCGCGGGTGCGCGCGCTGCTGCGCCGCTCGCAGGGCAAGGAAGACGGCGTGCTGCAATGCGGCGAGCTGTTGTTCGAGCCGGCCAGCAAGCGCTACAGCGTGCGCGGCCAACCTTTGGCGCTGACGCCGCGTGAAATGGCGGTGCTGGAAGTGCTGCTCTACCGCCAGGGCAAGCCGGTGAGCAAGGAAACCCTGGCCGAGCAGATCGTGCGCCTGGACCAGGACCTGAGCCCGGACGCCATGGAAATCTACGTGTACCGGCTGCGCAAGAAGCTGGTGGACAGCGGTGTGGTGATCCTCACCCTGCGCGGGCTGGGCTATATGCTGGACGTGGCCAAATGA